One Pontibacillus yanchengensis DNA window includes the following coding sequences:
- a CDS encoding sigma-54 interaction domain-containing protein, producing MQFLLENQKKELFDTFFESGNFCIVVVDHNGNVSYINESYCRFLEVEKHDAIGRHVTEVIENTRMHLVVESGKEEMADLQYIKGNYMIANRIPLYADGQMVGAFGMVLFRDTEEWLKMNSHIRELLLELKAYRSQKHESNGASYSLHHIISRSPVLEQLKDKTKQIAPTDVSVLIRGESGTGKELFAHSIHHLSERSSRPFVKVNCAAIPEHLLESELFGYQEGAFTGAKKGGKPGKFQMADGGTIFLDEIGDMPMSAQVKILRVLQEGEVEAVGAVQPQKVDVRIIASTHQPLEKLIAEQRFREDLFYRINVVQFHVPSLRQRTEDIPLLAKSLLLKITDRIGKRVEDFRDEVYESLMEYHWPGNVRELENAIEAAAHLTNSEEIQMRDLPEYIQPHSYQWEEDLSLKEILDQTEKRVIEKTLQKANGDKIKAAELLGIGKSSLYDKTKKYNL from the coding sequence TTGCAATTTTTATTGGAAAACCAGAAGAAAGAATTATTTGATACGTTTTTTGAAAGTGGGAATTTCTGTATAGTGGTCGTTGATCATAATGGAAACGTATCCTACATTAATGAAAGCTACTGTCGTTTCTTAGAAGTTGAAAAGCATGATGCAATTGGTAGACATGTGACGGAAGTCATTGAAAATACGAGAATGCATCTTGTAGTGGAATCAGGGAAAGAAGAAATGGCTGATCTACAATATATAAAGGGTAATTACATGATTGCGAATCGAATACCTCTTTATGCTGATGGACAAATGGTAGGAGCATTTGGCATGGTGTTGTTTCGCGATACAGAAGAATGGCTGAAAATGAATAGTCATATACGAGAATTATTATTGGAATTGAAAGCATATCGTTCACAAAAACACGAGAGTAATGGGGCATCGTACTCTCTGCATCATATAATAAGTCGTTCTCCTGTATTAGAGCAATTAAAAGACAAGACGAAGCAGATTGCTCCTACTGATGTATCTGTTCTGATTAGAGGAGAAAGTGGTACAGGTAAAGAATTATTTGCTCACAGCATTCATCATTTGAGTGAAAGAAGCTCAAGGCCATTTGTAAAAGTAAATTGTGCGGCTATCCCTGAACATTTACTGGAATCTGAGTTGTTTGGTTATCAGGAAGGAGCTTTCACTGGAGCTAAAAAAGGAGGAAAACCAGGTAAGTTTCAAATGGCTGATGGAGGAACTATCTTCTTGGATGAAATAGGCGATATGCCTATGAGTGCGCAAGTAAAAATTTTACGTGTCCTACAAGAAGGGGAAGTGGAAGCAGTTGGTGCTGTTCAGCCTCAGAAAGTAGATGTACGTATTATTGCTTCTACCCATCAACCATTAGAGAAGCTTATTGCTGAACAGCGCTTTCGAGAGGATTTATTTTACCGTATCAATGTCGTTCAATTTCATGTTCCTTCATTAAGACAACGTACGGAAGATATACCATTACTGGCAAAATCCTTATTACTTAAAATTACGGATCGAATTGGAAAACGAGTCGAAGATTTTCGTGATGAAGTATATGAGAGTTTAATGGAATATCATTGGCCAGGGAACGTTCGTGAACTAGAGAATGCTATAGAAGCAGCTGCCCACTTAACAAATTCAGAAGAGATTCAAATGAGGGATTTACCAGAATATATACAACCACATTCATATCAGTGGGAAGAGGATTTGAGTTTAAAGGAAATATTAGATCAAACCGAAAAACGTGTAATTGAGAAAACACTACAAAAAGCGAATGGGGATAAAATCAAAGCAGCTGAGCTTCTTGGGATAGGAAAATCCAGTTTATATGACAAAACAAAAAAGTATAACCTGTAA
- a CDS encoding CoA transferase subunit A, with amino-acid sequence MKEIYTSFQEAVKDIKDYSTIMVGGFGLVGIPENLILALVESNAKHLTVISNNCGVDDWGLGLLLQNKQIDKMIGSYVGENKEFERQVINGELEIDLVPQGTLAERIRAGGAGIPAFYTPAGVGTPIAEGKEVRTFDGKEYLLQTGLTADFSLVRAAKGDRLGNLMYNKTARNFNPMMAAAGATTIAEVEELVEPGEMDPEHVHTPGIYVQSLIEGKQEKRIERLTLQTQEK; translated from the coding sequence ATGAAAGAGATTTATACATCATTTCAAGAAGCTGTAAAAGATATTAAAGATTATTCTACGATAATGGTAGGAGGATTTGGCCTAGTTGGAATTCCGGAGAATTTAATTCTAGCTTTAGTAGAATCCAATGCTAAACATCTTACTGTAATTTCAAACAACTGTGGAGTAGATGATTGGGGACTAGGATTACTGCTTCAAAATAAGCAAATAGATAAAATGATAGGATCCTATGTTGGAGAAAATAAAGAATTTGAACGACAAGTTATTAATGGCGAATTAGAAATCGATCTTGTTCCACAAGGTACTCTAGCAGAGCGAATTCGTGCAGGTGGCGCTGGAATTCCTGCCTTTTATACACCTGCAGGCGTAGGTACGCCAATTGCAGAAGGAAAAGAAGTACGTACGTTTGATGGAAAAGAATATTTACTACAGACAGGTCTAACTGCTGATTTCAGTCTTGTTCGAGCAGCTAAAGGGGATCGACTTGGTAATCTTATGTACAACAAAACAGCACGTAACTTTAATCCTATGATGGCAGCTGCAGGAGCTACGACTATTGCAGAGGTTGAAGAGCTAGTTGAGCCTGGGGAAATGGATCCAGAACACGTACACACGCCTGGCATATATGTTCAAAGTTTAATAGAAGGAAAACAAGAAAAGCGTATTGAACGTCTAACGCTTCAAACACAGGAAAAATAG
- a CDS encoding 3-oxoacid CoA-transferase subunit B, with protein sequence MAVHLDKATIREKIARRAEQEIENGFYVNLGIGMPTMVANYIQSDKQMVLQSENGLVGIGRSPYEEEVDPDLINAGKETVTASIGSSYCSSAESFAMIRGEHLDLAILGGMEVSETGDLANWMIPGKMIKGMGGAMDIVHGAKKIVIIMDHVNKHGEPKILKQCHLPLTGKGVVNRIITDRAVIDVEKDGLVLVEIAEGWTVEEIKESTEAELTVSSKLLETSF encoded by the coding sequence ATGGCGGTACATTTAGATAAAGCTACAATTCGTGAAAAGATTGCTAGAAGAGCTGAACAAGAAATTGAAAACGGTTTCTATGTGAACTTAGGAATTGGAATGCCTACAATGGTAGCGAACTATATTCAATCTGATAAACAAATGGTACTCCAATCAGAAAATGGTTTGGTCGGGATTGGACGGTCTCCTTATGAAGAAGAAGTAGATCCAGATCTAATTAACGCTGGTAAAGAGACGGTTACAGCCTCGATAGGAAGTTCTTATTGCAGTAGTGCAGAGTCATTCGCAATGATTAGAGGGGAACATTTAGATTTAGCTATTTTAGGTGGAATGGAAGTATCGGAAACTGGAGATCTAGCAAATTGGATGATTCCTGGAAAAATGATCAAAGGCATGGGTGGAGCGATGGATATCGTGCACGGTGCCAAGAAGATTGTGATCATCATGGACCACGTTAATAAACACGGGGAACCAAAGATTTTGAAACAATGTCATTTACCACTTACCGGTAAAGGTGTTGTGAATCGTATCATTACAGATCGTGCCGTTATTGATGTGGAAAAGGACGGTTTAGTGTTAGTGGAAATTGCAGAAGGATGGACAGTTGAAGAAATAAAAGAATCAACAGAGGCTGAATTAACTGTCAGCTCTAAGCTTTTAGAAACATCTTTTTAA
- a CDS encoding 3-hydroxybutyrate dehydrogenase — protein sequence MVENKVVFITGSASGIGYEIGEDFAKSGAKVVFSDINQDKVQEVTSSLTSDGYECIGIKCDVTNEEELKSAIDQTVEQYGRLDVLINNAGLQHVSAIEDFPTEKFEFMTKVMLTAPFVAIKHVFPIMKKQGWGRIINMASINGLIGFAGKAAYNSSKHGVIGLTKVSALEAAEHGITVNAICPGYVDTPLVRGQLEDLASNRNVSLEKVLEDVIYPLVPQKRLLSVKEISDYTAFLASDKAKGVTGQAVVMDGGYTAQ from the coding sequence ATGGTTGAAAATAAAGTCGTTTTTATTACTGGTTCTGCAAGCGGAATTGGCTATGAAATTGGTGAGGATTTTGCGAAGAGCGGTGCCAAGGTCGTGTTTAGTGATATTAATCAAGATAAAGTTCAAGAGGTTACTTCCTCTTTAACATCAGATGGATATGAATGTATAGGAATTAAATGCGATGTGACCAATGAAGAAGAGCTTAAAAGTGCCATTGATCAGACGGTGGAACAGTATGGTCGTTTGGATGTGTTAATCAACAATGCAGGCTTGCAACATGTATCTGCTATTGAAGATTTTCCAACAGAGAAATTTGAATTTATGACAAAGGTAATGCTTACAGCACCATTCGTGGCTATTAAGCACGTGTTTCCGATTATGAAAAAACAAGGATGGGGACGTATTATTAATATGGCCTCTATAAATGGCTTGATTGGATTTGCTGGTAAAGCGGCCTATAACAGTTCCAAGCATGGAGTGATAGGCTTAACGAAAGTTTCAGCATTAGAAGCTGCAGAACATGGGATCACGGTCAATGCTATATGCCCTGGTTACGTGGACACTCCATTGGTTCGAGGTCAGTTAGAGGATTTAGCCAGCAATCGAAATGTTTCATTGGAAAAAGTGCTGGAAGATGTTATTTACCCGTTAGTACCTCAAAAACGATTATTATCTGTAAAAGAAATCTCTGATTATACGGCTTTCTTAGCTAGTGACAAAGCAAAAGGTGTGACTGGTCAGGCTGTTGTAATGGACGGCGGCTATACAGCTCAATAA
- a CDS encoding acetyl-CoA C-acetyltransferase, which yields MENVYILEGARTPFGSFGGALKDVDPTQLGVTVSKSAIERSGIASEDVDFSIMGNVIHSSKNAPYLARHIALESGIPIESPALAVNRLCGSGLQSVISSAQSIMLGEGSVALAGGVDSMSLAPHALRGARFGTKLGTPQIDDMLWAALTDEYIGELMGVTGENLANKYDISREAQDEYATRSHQRAAAATEQGKFKEEIAPVEIKSRKGTKVVDVDEHIRGDTTSQTLANLKPAFTKDGSVTGGNASGINDGAGAVVLAAEEFVESKQVKPLARIVSWGVTGVDPSHMGIGPAPAIKQALQKADLSLEDMGLIEVNEAFAAQYLSVEKELGLDREKVNVNGGAIALGHPVGASGTRVLYTLLKELKRRNEKYGVASLCIGGGQGIAMVVESM from the coding sequence ATGGAAAATGTTTATATCTTAGAAGGCGCGCGAACCCCTTTTGGATCCTTTGGTGGAGCATTAAAAGATGTCGATCCAACCCAATTGGGTGTAACGGTAAGTAAGAGCGCAATCGAAAGAAGTGGTATTGCTAGTGAGGATGTTGATTTTTCCATTATGGGGAATGTGATTCACTCATCGAAGAATGCCCCTTATTTAGCAAGACATATTGCATTAGAATCAGGAATTCCTATTGAAAGTCCAGCACTTGCAGTTAACCGTTTATGTGGTTCTGGCCTTCAGTCCGTCATTTCATCCGCTCAATCTATTATGCTTGGTGAAGGAAGTGTGGCTCTAGCAGGTGGAGTAGATAGTATGAGCCTTGCTCCACATGCGTTAAGAGGTGCCCGTTTTGGTACAAAATTAGGCACACCGCAAATTGATGACATGTTATGGGCAGCCCTTACAGATGAATATATCGGCGAATTGATGGGCGTAACAGGGGAAAACCTTGCCAATAAATATGATATATCTCGTGAAGCGCAAGATGAGTATGCAACAAGGAGTCACCAAAGAGCAGCGGCTGCTACAGAGCAGGGAAAATTTAAAGAAGAAATTGCACCAGTAGAAATTAAATCACGTAAAGGAACAAAGGTCGTTGATGTTGATGAGCATATACGTGGGGATACAACTTCTCAAACGCTAGCAAACTTAAAACCAGCTTTTACGAAAGATGGATCGGTTACAGGAGGAAATGCTAGTGGAATTAACGACGGTGCTGGCGCTGTAGTTTTAGCTGCTGAAGAATTTGTTGAATCCAAGCAAGTAAAACCGCTTGCACGAATTGTCTCATGGGGAGTAACGGGTGTTGACCCTTCCCATATGGGAATTGGACCTGCTCCTGCTATAAAACAAGCTTTACAAAAAGCTGATCTTAGTTTAGAAGATATGGGATTAATTGAAGTGAACGAAGCTTTTGCAGCACAATACTTGTCCGTTGAAAAAGAGCTAGGACTTGATCGGGAAAAAGTAAATGTGAATGGTGGAGCTATTGCACTTGGACATCCTGTAGGTGCAAGTGGTACGAGAGTACTCTATACGTTGTTGAAGGAATTAAAACGTAGAAATGAAAAATATGGGGTAGCATCACTATGCATTGGTGGGGGCCAAGGCATTGCGATGGTAGTAGAAAGTATGTAA
- a CDS encoding GntP family permease gives MFGIFLGLAALMVLAYLGWSIIWVAPIAAGIVALTGGLDLLEAYRDTYMGGFVNFAKSWFPVFMLGAIFGKLMQDTGMARSVAVAMTKVIGTQRAILGVLASAAVLTYGGVSLFVVVFAVYPLAISLFREANVSRKLIPATVALGAFTFTMTAIPGSPQIQNLIPMDYFDTTATAAPVMGIIAAIIMSVGGYFYLRRQERKLRDNGEAFTEPKDDKNTEAEDKTPHWLLSFLPLLTVLITLNVFQVDVVTALIAGILLIMILNIPKYKRFIQAMNSGASGSVIAIINTSAAVGFGTVVREVPGFERLTELLMGVKGHPLISEAISVNILAGATGSASGGMGIALEALGSKYYKIAQNTGVSPEAFHRIASLSSGGLDALPHNGAVLTLFAITGMTHKDSYKDIFVVAVLIPIISVAVVILLAAIGIL, from the coding sequence ATGTTTGGTATATTTCTTGGGCTAGCCGCACTAATGGTGCTTGCTTATTTAGGTTGGTCCATTATATGGGTGGCACCCATAGCAGCAGGAATTGTTGCGTTAACAGGAGGGCTCGATTTACTAGAAGCCTATAGAGATACATATATGGGCGGTTTTGTTAACTTTGCGAAATCATGGTTCCCTGTATTTATGCTAGGTGCTATATTCGGAAAATTGATGCAAGATACAGGTATGGCAAGGTCCGTTGCAGTTGCAATGACAAAAGTAATAGGAACGCAGCGTGCTATTTTAGGGGTACTAGCTTCAGCTGCCGTTTTGACCTATGGTGGCGTAAGTTTGTTTGTCGTTGTCTTTGCGGTCTATCCTTTAGCAATCTCGTTATTTAGAGAAGCAAATGTAAGTCGAAAGCTTATACCAGCTACAGTTGCATTAGGTGCGTTTACGTTTACCATGACAGCAATTCCAGGTTCACCACAAATACAAAACCTGATTCCAATGGATTACTTCGACACAACCGCAACTGCTGCTCCAGTAATGGGTATCATAGCTGCAATTATCATGTCCGTTGGTGGTTACTTCTATTTACGTAGACAAGAGAGAAAATTAAGAGATAATGGAGAAGCGTTTACAGAACCAAAAGACGATAAAAATACAGAAGCTGAAGACAAAACTCCTCATTGGCTATTATCGTTCTTACCTCTTTTAACTGTCTTGATTACACTAAATGTTTTTCAAGTAGATGTTGTAACAGCTTTGATTGCAGGAATTCTTTTAATCATGATTTTAAACATTCCGAAATACAAGCGTTTCATTCAAGCCATGAATAGCGGTGCAAGCGGTTCTGTTATTGCTATTATTAATACAAGTGCAGCAGTAGGGTTTGGTACAGTAGTTCGTGAAGTACCAGGGTTTGAACGCCTAACAGAATTATTGATGGGTGTAAAGGGTCACCCATTAATCTCAGAAGCAATCTCAGTCAACATTCTAGCAGGAGCAACAGGCTCTGCCTCTGGAGGAATGGGAATTGCACTAGAAGCACTAGGATCTAAATATTATAAGATAGCTCAAAATACGGGAGTAAGTCCAGAAGCATTCCACCGTATTGCATCTTTATCTTCAGGAGGACTAGATGCATTACCACACAATGGAGCAGTTTTAACGCTATTTGCTATTACAGGAATGACGCACAAAGATAGTTACAAAGATATTTTCGTCGTAGCTGTTCTTATACCGATTATATCCGTTGCAGTTGTTATCCTTCTTGCAGCGATTGGAATCCTATAA
- a CDS encoding CBO0543 family protein, with product MTIPNYEDIRKVHQQLVDMRVEYWFNHDLLSFQWWILILVLILPWFIWWRFVDKKRIDQILLFGTLLILLVSLLDDLGVEMHLWSYPYQLVPLLPKLVPIDYGMLVVAHMYLYQKYTRWKSFIVANIVMAAVFTFIFEPITVWLDIYKMEDWRYIYSFPIYILKAVLIKWLVDMIIIKKKMLDN from the coding sequence ATGACTATCCCTAATTACGAAGATATACGAAAAGTTCATCAACAATTAGTGGATATGAGAGTTGAATATTGGTTCAATCATGATTTACTTTCTTTTCAATGGTGGATACTAATACTAGTATTGATCCTCCCTTGGTTTATTTGGTGGCGTTTTGTAGATAAGAAAAGAATAGATCAGATATTACTATTTGGAACATTGCTAATTTTGTTAGTATCACTTTTAGATGATTTAGGGGTTGAAATGCACCTTTGGTCATATCCATATCAATTAGTTCCTCTTCTTCCGAAATTAGTACCTATTGATTATGGGATGTTAGTCGTAGCTCATATGTATTTGTATCAAAAATATACTAGGTGGAAAAGTTTTATAGTAGCAAATATAGTAATGGCTGCAGTATTTACTTTTATTTTTGAACCAATTACTGTGTGGTTAGATATTTACAAAATGGAAGACTGGCGTTACATCTATTCTTTCCCCATATATATTCTAAAAGCTGTATTAATTAAGTGGCTAGTTGACATGATAATTATAAAGAAGAAAATGTTAGATAATTAA
- a CDS encoding short-chain dehydrogenase: MNGKHALVIGGTGMLKDVSLWFADNGFVVSVIGRGKSKHEDMKESSLHPELINSLMVDYKSQLLLKDYVRSAIEKYGPISIVVSWTPFLPSIELIDHIVSEKSQSWKLYQIKGSRRYFEDGSLKLSSNCIHRNIYLGFVINNDTSRWLTNKEIANGVIKSIEEECSESIIGVLHPYEKRPGY, translated from the coding sequence ATGAATGGAAAGCATGCTTTGGTAATTGGTGGTACGGGTATGTTAAAAGATGTTTCGCTTTGGTTTGCTGATAACGGATTTGTAGTTTCCGTTATTGGAAGAGGCAAAAGTAAACATGAGGACATGAAGGAGAGTTCATTACATCCTGAGTTAATAAATAGTTTAATGGTGGATTACAAAAGTCAATTGTTACTCAAAGATTATGTTAGAAGTGCGATAGAAAAATATGGTCCTATTTCTATTGTAGTTAGTTGGACTCCTTTTCTTCCTTCAATAGAATTAATCGATCATATAGTTTCTGAAAAGAGCCAAAGTTGGAAGCTGTATCAAATAAAGGGGAGCAGGAGATATTTTGAAGATGGTAGTTTAAAACTCTCATCAAACTGTATTCATAGAAATATCTATTTAGGCTTTGTCATTAACAACGATACATCAAGGTGGTTAACAAACAAAGAGATAGCTAATGGTGTCATTAAAAGTATTGAAGAAGAGTGTTCAGAGTCTATCATAGGAGTTCTTCATCCATATGAAAAGCGACCAGGTTATTAA
- a CDS encoding quinone oxidoreductase family protein — protein MKAIIQYHFGDADVLSFTETKVPEIKENEVLIKTAYTSVNYADIKKRRGAKGSSNFPLVLGLDVAGTIEEAGDNSSFSVGDRVIAFPTGGSYAEFVNASEQLVFKIPDELTVEQAATMPTVSILSYILLHEIGQVKKMDTIVIHSAAGGVGSMLLQLAKLLGVEKVIATVGSMQKEEYVESLGADVVCTYDTFIEEVLNHSNDLGANVIFDSVAGEITSKSLDCLALYGTLVQFGNSSGKAGIIKTRMFIVAVEILKGLA, from the coding sequence ATGAAAGCTATTATTCAATATCATTTTGGAGATGCTGACGTATTATCTTTTACTGAAACAAAGGTTCCAGAAATTAAAGAAAATGAAGTATTGATAAAAACAGCTTATACTAGCGTGAATTATGCTGACATAAAGAAACGAAGAGGCGCTAAAGGGTCAAGTAATTTCCCTCTTGTTTTAGGATTAGATGTAGCTGGCACCATTGAAGAAGCAGGAGATAATTCCTCATTTTCTGTGGGAGATAGAGTAATTGCATTTCCAACAGGAGGGTCATATGCAGAATTTGTAAATGCAAGTGAGCAATTAGTATTTAAAATACCAGATGAACTAACAGTTGAACAAGCTGCTACTATGCCAACTGTATCTATATTGTCTTATATTTTGTTACATGAGATTGGCCAGGTTAAAAAAATGGATACGATTGTCATACATAGTGCCGCAGGTGGTGTAGGTTCAATGCTTCTGCAGTTAGCCAAGCTATTAGGTGTAGAAAAAGTTATTGCAACAGTTGGCAGTATGCAAAAAGAAGAATACGTGGAGAGTTTAGGAGCAGACGTAGTTTGTACCTACGATACGTTTATAGAAGAGGTCCTAAATCATTCAAATGATTTAGGTGCTAATGTAATTTTTGATTCAGTTGCTGGTGAAATTACCAGCAAGAGTTTAGATTGCTTAGCCCTATATGGTACTCTTGTTCAGTTCGGAAATAGTAGTGGGAAAGCAGGTATAATTAAAACGAGGATGTTCATAGTAGCTGTAGAAATATTAAAGGGTTTAGCTTAG
- a CDS encoding zinc-binding dehydrogenase, translated as MNLFASKKVYLPIEKVFDLRDAASAHKLMESRNYEGKVLLKI; from the coding sequence ATAAATTTATTTGCATCTAAGAAAGTCTACCTCCCTATTGAGAAAGTCTTTGATTTAAGGGATGCAGCAAGTGCACATAAATTAATGGAGAGTCGTAATTATGAAGGGAAAGTGTTACTTAAAATTTGA
- the serA gene encoding phosphoglycerate dehydrogenase — protein sequence MTFQILVSDPVNQEGLEPLLSNEEVNVDQKTNLSEEELHELIPHYDALIVRSQTTVTASLIEAATQLKVIGRAGVGVDNIDLDAATENGVIVVNAPDGNTMSTAEHTFAMMMSLARHIPQAYQSLMNGKWDRKSFKGVELNKKTLGIVGMGRIGTEVAQRAKACNMSIVAYDPFLTEERALKLGIVKGTMDDIYEQADFITVHTPLTKDTRHMIDEQAFAKMKNGVRILNCARGGIIEENALLQAIEDGKVAGAALDVFEEEPATHHPLLSKPEVIATPHLGASTEEAQTLVAYDVSEEILRILKGEPFKNAVNMPSISSEVREVLEPYYYLGEKLGEMAIQLVLEAPTKVTITYAGELTDYDTSSLTRNVMKGLLSYHLGDKVNVVNTLHMAKSYNLSYSVEYSGSARDFTNLITVSIETKNGTRTISGTMLTGYGPRIIKIDDYSIDIAPDTHLLYIQHRDTPGMIGLVGTTLGKHDINIATMQVGRKEEGGDAIMMLAIDRPTDQNAFHDLGLIENITSVKDIHL from the coding sequence ATGACGTTTCAAATTCTAGTAAGTGATCCAGTAAACCAAGAGGGCTTAGAGCCACTTTTATCCAATGAAGAAGTTAATGTTGATCAAAAAACAAATCTGTCTGAGGAAGAACTTCACGAATTAATTCCTCACTATGATGCACTAATTGTACGAAGCCAAACTACTGTGACAGCTTCTTTAATTGAAGCTGCAACCCAATTGAAAGTAATTGGTCGTGCTGGTGTCGGTGTTGATAACATTGACCTTGATGCTGCTACTGAAAATGGTGTGATTGTTGTTAATGCACCGGACGGTAATACCATGTCTACTGCAGAGCATACGTTTGCTATGATGATGTCTCTTGCTCGTCATATCCCTCAAGCTTATCAGTCATTAATGAATGGAAAATGGGACCGCAAGTCATTCAAAGGTGTAGAACTAAATAAGAAAACACTTGGCATTGTAGGAATGGGGAGAATTGGAACAGAAGTAGCCCAACGTGCAAAAGCTTGTAACATGAGCATTGTCGCTTATGATCCATTCTTAACAGAAGAACGAGCTCTAAAACTAGGCATTGTAAAAGGGACGATGGATGATATTTATGAACAAGCGGACTTTATTACCGTCCACACTCCTCTTACGAAAGACACAAGACATATGATTGATGAGCAAGCATTTGCAAAAATGAAAAATGGCGTACGTATTCTGAACTGTGCACGTGGTGGTATTATTGAAGAGAATGCACTACTTCAAGCCATTGAGGATGGAAAGGTAGCAGGAGCTGCTCTTGATGTTTTTGAAGAAGAACCTGCAACCCATCACCCACTTCTTTCTAAACCAGAAGTGATTGCCACCCCTCATCTAGGTGCTTCAACAGAAGAGGCCCAAACGTTAGTTGCCTATGATGTAAGTGAGGAAATCCTTCGTATTCTTAAAGGTGAACCATTTAAGAATGCTGTCAATATGCCATCCATTTCTTCTGAGGTCCGAGAAGTTCTGGAACCATATTATTACCTCGGCGAAAAACTTGGAGAAATGGCTATTCAACTTGTACTAGAAGCACCGACAAAAGTAACGATCACGTATGCAGGTGAACTTACAGACTATGACACATCATCTCTTACAAGAAATGTAATGAAAGGTCTATTAAGCTATCACTTAGGAGATAAAGTGAATGTGGTAAATACACTCCATATGGCTAAATCGTATAACCTCTCCTATTCCGTTGAATATTCAGGTTCAGCACGTGATTTCACAAATCTTATTACTGTTTCTATTGAAACCAAAAATGGTACTCGCACCATCTCTGGAACAATGTTAACAGGGTATGGTCCAAGAATCATTAAGATTGATGATTACTCAATCGACATTGCGCCTGATACGCACCTACTCTACATCCAACATCGAGATACACCTGGTATGATTGGACTTGTAGGTACAACACTTGGTAAGCATGATATTAACATTGCAACGATGCAGGTTGGTCGTAAAGAAGAAGGCGGAGACGCCATCATGATGTTAGCAATTGATCGACCAACAGATCAGAACGCTTTCCATGATTTAGGGCTAATCGAAAATATTACATCTGTAAAAGACATTCACCTATAA